From the genome of Candidatus Angelobacter sp.:
TTGTTGAAAGAAATGGATCCTCCCCAAGGCCCGAAATCGGTATTGGGCGCGCCGGCCTGGCCGCGCTGCGAAATCAGGTCCGCCCAGGACTGCGTTCCGGAGGCGTTGAACCCACCGAAGCCGCCCAGACCGAGGGTCGAGGCGCCCAGATCGCGTGCGCCGATGTATATGACAATGGTATTTGCCGGCACCGATAAATTGTTCACGCTTTGCTGGGTGCCGGTGGTCGGATTGGAAAACGTGGCCGACCACGAATTCTGGCCGCTCGGTGTGATGGCAGACAGTGAATCAGTCAGGCGACCTGCCAGCGCGTTTGCCGCCGCCTGAAGGTCCGCTTGCGCCGTGGCATTGCCCGAGAGAAAGCCGGTGTCGAAGGTGTACTCGAAAGAGATGTTGACCTGCGCGCGCCCCGATTGGGCCAAAACAAACAGGCAGCCTAAGCACGCCATCACCGGAGGGACAACCGTTTTCATATTTGCCTTTCGCAAAGCAGTCTGAAGGCACCGCCAAGGCATGGAACGC
Proteins encoded in this window:
- a CDS encoding peptidase M10A and M12B matrixin and adamalysin, coding for MKTVVPPVMACLGCLFVLAQSGRAQVNISFEYTFDTGFLSGNATAQADLQAAANALAGRLTDSLSAITPSGQNSWSATFSNPTTGTQQSVNNLSVPANTIVIYIGARDLGASTLGLGGFGGFNASGTQSWADLISQRGQAGAPNTDFGPWGGSISFNNTTSWYFDSDPSTVDVPGGQSDFYSVALHELGHVLGIGTATSWNNKISGGQFTGAASVAAHGGTPVPLDASGGHWANGTTSTLPGTSTLQEAAMD